In Fluviicola taffensis DSM 16823, the following are encoded in one genomic region:
- a CDS encoding PKD domain-containing protein, with amino-acid sequence MKNCFYILTTMILVLSSCAKPTEACFDFSPTNITTSTSVTFNATCTKHGGYSYEWNFGDGTPDTTLLGEPTVTHIFSSSGTYVITLKAGRKDGVVWKENNKYITKRTLTVQ; translated from the coding sequence ATGAAAAACTGTTTTTACATATTGACAACAATGATTTTGGTTTTAAGTTCTTGTGCTAAACCGACAGAAGCGTGTTTTGACTTTTCACCGACAAACATAACTACTTCAACAAGTGTAACATTTAACGCAACTTGCACTAAACACGGTGGCTATTCATACGAATGGAATTTTGGTGACGGAACACCCGACACGACATTGTTAGGTGAACCGACAGTTACACATATATTTAGTTCAAGCGGAACTTACGTTATAACTTTAAAAGCAGGACGAAAAGACGGTGTAGTTTGGAAAGAAAACAACAAATACATAACGAAAAGGACTTTGACCGTTCAATAA